A stretch of Deinococcus radiopugnans ATCC 19172 DNA encodes these proteins:
- a CDS encoding LLM class flavin-dependent oxidoreductase — protein MQIGIDSFAAVVSDPRTGQTLAATDRLNNLIEEIETADRAGIDVFGIGEHHRPEYLDSAPALILAAAAARTQRIRLTSAVTVLSASDPVRVFQQFATLDLLSRGRAELVVGRGSFVEAYPLFGLALEDYDALFAEKLDLLLRIRDETHVHWSGQHRPALTGQGIYPRPVQDQLPIWLGAGGTPASFVRAGTLGLPLMVAIIGGDFRQFRPLIELYRRAGQQAGFAPEQLQVGVHAFGFVGETTGEARDAFWPGHQRLFAALGQERGWRPPTRESFDAACGPTGAYLIGDAQTVAQKVAYVNRVLGGLSRLTFQMTNVLLPHQDMLRGIERLGTQVAPLVREGLTSAES, from the coding sequence ATGCAAATCGGAATCGACAGCTTTGCCGCCGTGGTCTCGGACCCCCGCACCGGCCAGACCCTGGCCGCCACGGACCGCCTGAACAACCTGATCGAGGAGATCGAGACGGCGGACCGCGCCGGCATCGACGTGTTCGGCATCGGCGAGCACCACCGCCCCGAATACCTGGATTCCGCGCCGGCCCTGATCCTGGCGGCGGCGGCGGCCCGGACGCAGCGCATTCGCCTGACCAGCGCCGTCACCGTGCTGAGCGCCAGCGATCCGGTGCGGGTGTTCCAGCAGTTCGCCACGCTGGACCTGCTGTCGCGCGGGCGGGCGGAACTGGTGGTGGGCCGGGGCTCGTTCGTGGAAGCCTACCCGCTGTTCGGGCTGGCCCTGGAGGACTACGACGCGCTGTTCGCCGAGAAGCTGGACCTGCTGCTGCGGATCAGGGACGAGACGCACGTCCACTGGTCCGGGCAGCACCGCCCCGCATTGACCGGGCAGGGCATCTACCCCCGGCCCGTGCAGGACCAGCTGCCCATCTGGCTGGGCGCGGGCGGCACCCCCGCCTCGTTCGTGCGCGCGGGCACGCTGGGACTGCCGCTGATGGTGGCGATTATCGGGGGCGACTTCCGGCAGTTCCGGCCCCTGATCGAGTTGTACCGCCGCGCCGGGCAGCAGGCCGGCTTCGCCCCCGAACAGCTTCAGGTGGGCGTCCACGCCTTCGGCTTCGTGGGCGAGACCACAGGGGAGGCCAGAGACGCCTTCTGGCCCGGTCATCAGCGGCTGTTCGCGGCGCTGGGACAGGAACGCGGCTGGCGGCCTCCCACGCGCGAGAGCTTCGACGCGGCGTGTGGGCCCACCGGTGCGTACCTGATCGGCGACGCGCAGACCGTGGCCCAGAAAGTGGCGTACGTGAACCGGGTGCTGGGCGGCCTGTCGCGCCTGACCTTCCAGATGACCAACGTGCTGCTGCCCCACCAGGACATGCTGCGCGGCATTGAGCGGCTGGGCACGCAGGTGGCCCCGCTGGTCCGCGAGGGGCTGACGTCAGCTGAATCCTGA
- a CDS encoding acyl-CoA dehydrogenase: MAPFLSKRDLRFQLFEVLDTAALPQRPRFADHSREVYEDVLNLAYNVADKYFASHAREADLNEPHLKDGQVQLLPAVGEAMRAFREAGFFSAHHDEELGGLQLPWVMTQAVQAHFQAANVGSSGYPFLTIGNANLQRVFASPKQQEKYMRPLVEGRWFGTMALSEPHAGSGLADITTTATPREDGTYSISGSKMWISGGEHELSENIVHLVLARIKGGPAGVKGISLFLVPRYRINEDGTPGESNHVVLAGLNHKMGYRGTTNTLLNFGEGGESIGELVGEPGQGLRQMFHMMNEARIGVGMGAVMLGYAGYLASLEYARERAQGRAASNKDPLSPAIPIIGHADVKRLLLRQKAFLEGGLALGLYASSLVDDLQTGPEEGRADTSLLLDLLTPIVKSWPSKYSQEALSDAIQVMGGAGYTRDYPVEMYYRDNRLNPIHEGTEGIQGNDLLGRKLTQAGGRGLEVLLSRIESDLQAAEGLEGLDEIRAALKTALEQNQTALKAILGRAVDLGPDLFLANANSALEMLGHTVVGWMWLRQAAAAARALPNAKGDDANFYQGKLQAARFFAVYELPRIEFHANLLASADATTHEMQGEWF; this comes from the coding sequence ATGGCCCCCTTCCTGAGCAAACGAGATCTGCGCTTTCAACTGTTCGAGGTGCTGGACACTGCCGCCCTGCCCCAGCGTCCACGCTTCGCCGATCACAGCCGCGAGGTCTACGAGGACGTGCTGAACCTGGCCTACAACGTGGCCGACAAGTATTTTGCCAGCCACGCCCGCGAGGCCGATCTGAACGAGCCGCACCTCAAAGACGGCCAGGTGCAGCTTCTGCCCGCCGTGGGGGAGGCGATGCGCGCCTTCCGCGAGGCCGGGTTTTTCAGCGCCCACCACGACGAGGAACTGGGTGGCCTGCAACTGCCGTGGGTGATGACCCAGGCGGTGCAGGCGCACTTTCAGGCGGCCAACGTGGGCAGCAGCGGCTACCCTTTCCTGACCATCGGCAACGCCAACCTGCAGCGCGTGTTCGCCTCGCCCAAACAGCAGGAAAAATACATGCGCCCGCTGGTGGAGGGCCGCTGGTTTGGCACCATGGCCCTGTCCGAGCCGCACGCCGGCTCCGGGCTGGCCGACATCACCACCACGGCCACGCCGCGCGAGGACGGCACCTACAGCATCAGCGGCAGCAAGATGTGGATCTCGGGAGGCGAGCACGAACTGAGCGAGAACATCGTGCATCTGGTGTTGGCGCGCATCAAGGGAGGGCCGGCAGGCGTCAAGGGCATCAGCCTCTTCCTGGTGCCGCGTTACCGGATCAACGAGGACGGTACCCCTGGCGAGAGCAACCACGTCGTGCTGGCGGGCCTCAACCACAAGATGGGTTACCGGGGCACCACCAACACGCTGCTGAATTTTGGCGAGGGCGGTGAGTCGATCGGCGAGCTGGTGGGGGAGCCGGGTCAGGGCCTGCGCCAGATGTTCCACATGATGAACGAGGCGCGCATCGGCGTCGGGATGGGCGCGGTGATGCTGGGCTACGCGGGCTATCTGGCGAGTCTGGAGTACGCGCGTGAACGCGCGCAGGGCCGCGCCGCCAGCAACAAAGATCCCCTCAGCCCCGCCATTCCGATCATCGGCCACGCGGACGTCAAGCGCCTGCTGCTGCGGCAGAAAGCCTTCTTGGAAGGCGGACTGGCGCTGGGCCTCTACGCCTCCAGTCTGGTGGATGACCTGCAAACCGGGCCGGAGGAGGGCCGTGCCGACACCTCGCTGCTGCTGGACCTGCTGACGCCCATCGTCAAGTCCTGGCCCAGCAAGTACAGCCAGGAAGCGCTGAGCGACGCGATTCAGGTGATGGGCGGGGCCGGCTACACCCGCGATTACCCCGTTGAGATGTACTACCGCGACAACCGCCTGAACCCCATCCACGAGGGCACCGAGGGCATTCAGGGTAACGATCTGCTGGGCCGCAAGCTGACGCAGGCGGGCGGACGCGGTCTGGAAGTGCTGCTGTCACGCATCGAATCCGATTTGCAAGCCGCTGAAGGGCTGGAGGGACTAGACGAGATTCGCGCCGCGCTGAAAACCGCGCTGGAGCAAAATCAGACGGCTCTGAAAGCCATCCTGGGCCGCGCCGTGGACCTTGGGCCTGATCTGTTTTTAGCCAACGCCAACAGCGCCTTGGAGATGCTGGGCCATACCGTTGTGGGTTGGATGTGGCTGCGACAGGCCGCCGCCGCTGCCCGCGCCTTGCCGAACGCGAAGGGCGATGACGCCAATTTCTATCAGGGCAAATTGCAGGCCGCCCGCTTCTTCGCCGTTTACGAGCTGCCCAGAATCGAGTTTCACGCCAACCTGCTGGCGAGCGCCGACGCCACCACGCACGAGATGCAAGGAGAGTGGTTTTGA
- a CDS encoding HD domain-containing phosphohydrolase, producing the protein MTFEYHIPAQADQKPELDLQTVVLLAQSADDAFERCVTLALHRTRATTVTISLHCAESGELEVVAAAGQRASAAVGRRLPRGQGLGWHVISTAAPYLVEEALNTRDAHFVAGRPRSGMYLGVPLLAPDGQVLGVLAADTTDSDEILGTPDAQLLLVLGQAAGVAYTRWKALEDAQRSARQYQQLAHLSAQLETLTHPDDIAREALGMLLTLSEFDIGAVMDVDERGLVHLSMIQGDEATANAIAAALMSVDAPRGLIAEIMATNRSAAVSDYRAQPDSPPELMRARSILAAPLRSGERMTGIIGLVKLDTPRTIPPELVTLLDMVAARVDRAQERVGTYTQMRQMREAALRAVGRVLEGRDGETFGHTDRVTALALRLGQALGLEDEALQHLRWGAYLHDIGKVTLGDDILRKPGPLTPGERALMQKHVIIGDHILRDEIFVPREVRAVVRSHHERWDGAGYPDGLAGTAIPLLARIFSVVDVYDALVNKRPYKAAWTHAQAMAELRRGAGSQFDPHALACFEALFAREGDTHDG; encoded by the coding sequence ATGACTTTTGAGTACCATATTCCTGCCCAGGCAGATCAGAAACCCGAACTGGATCTCCAGACCGTGGTGCTGCTGGCCCAGTCGGCTGACGACGCCTTTGAACGCTGCGTCACCCTGGCCCTGCACAGGACCAGGGCTACCACCGTGACGATCTCGCTGCACTGCGCGGAGTCCGGCGAACTGGAAGTCGTGGCCGCCGCAGGGCAGCGGGCCTCCGCGGCGGTGGGGCGACGTCTGCCCAGGGGCCAGGGTCTGGGCTGGCACGTTATCTCAACTGCGGCGCCGTATCTGGTCGAAGAGGCCCTGAACACCCGCGACGCGCACTTCGTCGCGGGCCGCCCCCGCTCGGGCATGTACCTGGGGGTGCCGCTGCTGGCCCCCGACGGCCAGGTGCTGGGGGTGCTGGCCGCCGACACCACGGACAGCGACGAGATTCTGGGCACGCCCGACGCGCAGCTGCTGCTGGTGCTGGGACAGGCGGCGGGCGTGGCTTACACCCGCTGGAAGGCGCTGGAGGACGCGCAGCGCAGCGCCCGGCAGTATCAGCAGCTCGCGCACCTGTCGGCCCAGCTGGAGACCCTGACCCACCCGGACGACATCGCCCGCGAGGCGTTGGGGATGCTGCTGACCCTGAGCGAATTCGACATCGGGGCGGTGATGGACGTCGACGAGCGCGGCCTGGTCCACCTGAGCATGATTCAGGGCGATGAGGCCACGGCCAATGCGATTGCCGCAGCCCTGATGAGCGTCGACGCGCCGCGCGGCTTGATTGCGGAAATCATGGCCACCAACCGCAGCGCCGCGGTCTCCGACTACCGCGCCCAACCGGATTCACCGCCCGAACTGATGCGCGCCCGTTCAATCCTGGCCGCGCCGCTGCGCAGTGGCGAGCGCATGACCGGGATCATCGGTCTGGTGAAGCTGGACACGCCGCGCACGATTCCACCGGAACTGGTCACCCTGCTGGATATGGTGGCGGCGCGGGTGGACCGGGCGCAGGAGCGGGTGGGCACCTACACCCAGATGCGTCAGATGCGCGAGGCCGCGCTGCGGGCGGTGGGCCGCGTGCTGGAGGGACGGGACGGCGAGACTTTCGGGCATACCGACCGCGTCACGGCGCTGGCGCTGCGCCTTGGGCAGGCGCTGGGACTGGAAGACGAGGCGCTGCAGCACCTGCGCTGGGGAGCGTATCTGCACGACATTGGCAAGGTGACCCTGGGGGACGACATTCTGCGCAAACCGGGTCCGCTGACCCCCGGCGAACGTGCCCTGATGCAAAAGCACGTGATCATCGGGGATCACATTCTGCGCGACGAGATCTTCGTGCCGCGCGAGGTGCGCGCCGTCGTGCGCTCTCATCACGAGCGCTGGGACGGAGCCGGCTACCCGGACGGCCTGGCCGGCACGGCGATTCCCCTGCTGGCCCGGATCTTCAGCGTGGTCGACGTGTACGACGCGCTGGTCAACAAGCGCCCCTACAAAGCCGCGTGGACCCACGCGCAGGCGATGGCGGAGTTGCGGCGGGGCGCCGGCAGCCAGTTCGATCCGCACGCGCTCGCGTGTTTCGAGGCGCTGTTCGCCCGTGAAGGGGACACCCATGACGGATAA
- a CDS encoding sensor domain-containing diguanylate cyclase → MTDNDPATQQLPGARLGSASTGAETGDLAQIRAGTSAIRAELRAALDRATDPDSAADTRSLAYREAAYFALDLRDLKAGMEHALNCLHWARVSGEATVQVKAHVTLALAMMESYDDAGAQREFMAALILAEEIGDARGVALVAVNASHFELERRNYLQAAQHLLELLNSASMQALREPDARGLWETFHINFVVSVSETLLAGTELDPDIKALLQAAEGQLAVSAGVLAAMLSERHDRSLLETAAVLDALTRHALWTGDLTVAQTLADDHVRLTGEADFPLLYGRALLDRSRVYARSGDLERAILDAGQAVGYFHEAASELWETRSREQLAAIYARGGRYREAFETQQEVTRGMENLYRDYHQQRALVRQIAQQAREAEVRAEALAEAALRDPLTGAPNRTRAMQVLAELHARARQGHPSAVALLDLDLFKRVNDTFGHLVGDAVLTRVTRLLSAELREQDLLARLGGEEFIVILSDVTAQEAEVVCARLRETLQNASWADLAPGLVTTGSFGVAVLDGQQDITGVLTLADRALYAAKAAGRNAVRGVPRPAELVRDP, encoded by the coding sequence ATGACGGATAACGACCCGGCCACCCAGCAACTGCCGGGGGCTCGGCTCGGCTCGGCGTCCACGGGTGCAGAGACCGGGGACCTGGCACAGATCCGCGCGGGCACGTCGGCCATCCGTGCCGAACTGCGCGCCGCCCTGGACCGGGCCACCGATCCCGACAGCGCGGCAGACACCCGGTCCCTGGCGTACCGTGAAGCGGCGTATTTCGCGCTCGATCTCAGGGACCTCAAGGCGGGGATGGAACATGCGCTGAACTGCCTGCACTGGGCGCGGGTCAGCGGGGAAGCTACCGTGCAGGTCAAGGCCCACGTGACGCTGGCGCTGGCCATGATGGAATCCTACGACGATGCGGGCGCGCAGCGTGAATTCATGGCGGCCCTCATTCTGGCCGAGGAGATCGGCGACGCCCGGGGCGTGGCACTGGTGGCCGTCAATGCGTCTCACTTCGAGCTGGAACGGCGCAATTACCTGCAGGCTGCCCAGCACCTGCTGGAGCTGCTGAACTCCGCGTCCATGCAGGCGCTGCGGGAACCGGATGCCCGTGGGCTGTGGGAAACGTTCCACATCAATTTCGTGGTCTCCGTCTCAGAAACTCTGCTGGCGGGAACGGAGCTTGACCCTGACATCAAGGCACTGCTGCAGGCCGCCGAGGGTCAGCTGGCCGTCTCCGCGGGGGTGCTGGCCGCCATGCTCAGCGAACGCCACGACCGCAGCCTGCTGGAGACGGCGGCGGTGCTCGACGCGCTGACCCGCCACGCGCTGTGGACCGGCGACCTGACCGTGGCCCAGACTCTGGCCGACGATCACGTCCGGCTTACGGGCGAGGCCGATTTTCCGCTGCTGTACGGCCGCGCACTGCTGGACCGCAGCCGGGTGTACGCCCGCAGCGGGGATCTCGAACGCGCGATTCTGGATGCCGGACAGGCCGTCGGCTACTTCCACGAGGCCGCCTCGGAACTGTGGGAGACCCGCTCACGCGAACAGCTCGCCGCCATCTACGCGCGTGGTGGGCGCTACCGCGAGGCCTTCGAGACCCAGCAGGAGGTGACCCGCGGCATGGAAAACCTGTACCGGGACTACCACCAGCAGCGCGCCCTGGTCCGGCAGATCGCGCAGCAGGCGCGTGAGGCGGAGGTGCGGGCGGAGGCGCTGGCCGAGGCCGCGCTGCGCGACCCACTCACCGGTGCCCCCAACCGCACGCGGGCCATGCAGGTGCTGGCCGAATTGCACGCCCGCGCCCGGCAGGGCCACCCCAGCGCGGTGGCGCTGCTGGATCTCGACCTGTTCAAACGCGTCAACGACACGTTTGGGCATCTGGTCGGCGACGCGGTGCTGACCCGGGTGACCCGCCTGCTGAGCGCCGAACTGCGCGAACAGGACCTGCTGGCCCGGCTGGGCGGCGAGGAATTCATCGTGATCCTCTCGGACGTGACGGCCCAGGAGGCGGAGGTGGTCTGTGCCCGGCTGCGCGAGACCCTGCAGAACGCGTCCTGGGCAGACCTGGCGCCCGGCCTGGTGACCACGGGCAGCTTCGGGGTGGCCGTGCTGGACGGCCAGCAGGACATCACCGGGGTGCTCACGCTGGCCGACCGGGCGCTGTACGCCGCGAAGGCTGCGGGCAGAAACGCGGTCAGGGGAGTGCCGAGACCGGCCGAGCTGGTCCGCGACCCGTGA
- the nagA gene encoding N-acetylglucosamine-6-phosphate deacetylase yields the protein MTSSHPQILNGQVLLPTGTFIPARLAFDRQITAITPDAGAPTDRLILPGFVDAHVHGGGGADAMDGPEAVRTLSRFHAQHGTTTLLPTTITNPWEKVMAALRGIRQVIDGGGAPGGADIVGAHLEGPFISSGRLGAQPPNTLEPLPELIAEVLALNVVRAVTIAPELPGALQASQALAQAGVRIGVGHTRADAETVTAFLDVLNAAGATTCATHLFNAMGGIEGRVPGPPAALMADAHAYLEVILDSIHVHPGSFRLACAAAPERVTLITDAMRAAGLGDGVSELGGQRVIVKDGQAHLENGSLAGSLLTMDVALRNAVKAGIPLDGASRMASETPARSLGLDDRGRLAPGLRADLVVLDTALNVLEVYVGGQRISAAP from the coding sequence ATGACCTCCTCCCATCCCCAGATCCTGAACGGGCAGGTGCTGCTGCCCACTGGCACCTTCATCCCCGCGCGGTTGGCGTTTGACCGCCAGATCACGGCCATCACGCCCGATGCAGGCGCACCCACAGACCGGCTGATTCTTCCCGGTTTCGTTGACGCGCACGTTCATGGTGGCGGCGGTGCGGACGCGATGGACGGCCCGGAGGCGGTAAGGACGCTGTCCCGCTTTCACGCCCAGCACGGCACCACCACGCTGCTGCCCACCACCATCACCAACCCCTGGGAGAAGGTGATGGCGGCGCTGCGCGGCATCCGGCAGGTGATAGACGGAGGCGGCGCACCGGGCGGCGCGGACATCGTCGGGGCACACCTCGAAGGGCCGTTCATCAGTTCGGGGCGGCTGGGCGCGCAGCCGCCGAACACGCTGGAGCCTCTGCCCGAATTGATCGCCGAGGTGCTGGCGCTGAACGTGGTGCGGGCCGTGACCATCGCACCGGAACTGCCAGGAGCGCTGCAGGCCTCACAGGCACTGGCGCAGGCCGGCGTCCGCATCGGCGTGGGGCACACCCGGGCCGACGCCGAGACCGTGACCGCCTTTCTGGACGTCCTGAACGCGGCGGGGGCCACCACCTGCGCCACGCATCTGTTCAACGCGATGGGCGGCATCGAGGGCCGCGTCCCCGGCCCCCCCGCCGCGCTGATGGCCGACGCCCACGCCTACCTGGAAGTGATTCTGGACAGCATCCACGTTCACCCTGGTAGCTTTCGGCTGGCCTGCGCCGCCGCCCCTGAACGCGTCACCCTGATCACCGACGCCATGCGCGCCGCTGGCCTGGGCGACGGCGTCAGCGAACTGGGCGGTCAGCGCGTGATTGTCAAGGATGGACAGGCCCATCTGGAAAACGGCTCGCTGGCCGGAAGCCTGCTGACGATGGACGTGGCGTTGAGAAATGCTGTCAAGGCGGGCATTCCACTGGACGGGGCCAGCCGGATGGCCAGCGAGACGCCCGCCCGCTCCCTTGGTCTGGACGACCGGGGAAGGCTGGCGCCGGGACTGCGCGCCGATCTGGTGGTGCTGGACACGGCTCTGAACGTTCTGGAGGTCTACGTGGGCGGGCAAAGGATCAGTGCCGCGCCATGA
- a CDS encoding alpha/beta fold hydrolase translates to MTPQIPEPRFCNIGTRTLAYDEVRPEHPQGNVLLLTGLGSNRLGWRGQLPVFGEKYRTFAIDHRDTGDSDAVIGDGGDADYSTADQADDAAAFLRAMNAAPAHVVGLSMGGFIALNLAVRWPELVQSLTLVSTSAGGASHVGPDPAGLDALRPDFTLSPGERARRTYGLIMAPGFLDAHPEAADAIAANASYRPLTPERYARQFRSTRTHDVTADLEKLLVPTLVVHGDADPLVRYENGQHLAAHIPGAELVTYPGTGHIPIVERAEEFNREVLAFMARH, encoded by the coding sequence ATGACCCCGCAGATTCCTGAACCCCGCTTTTGCAACATCGGCACGCGCACGCTGGCCTACGACGAGGTGCGCCCCGAACACCCGCAGGGCAACGTCCTGTTGCTGACCGGGCTGGGCAGCAACCGCCTGGGCTGGCGCGGGCAGCTCCCAGTCTTTGGGGAGAAGTACCGCACCTTCGCCATTGATCACCGCGACACGGGGGACAGCGACGCTGTGATTGGTGATGGGGGCGACGCCGACTACTCCACCGCCGATCAGGCCGATGACGCCGCCGCCTTCCTGCGGGCCATGAACGCCGCGCCCGCGCATGTGGTGGGCCTCAGCATGGGCGGCTTTATCGCCCTGAATCTGGCGGTGCGCTGGCCGGAGCTGGTGCAGAGCCTGACGCTGGTCTCCACCTCGGCGGGCGGGGCGAGCCATGTGGGGCCGGACCCGGCGGGCCTGGACGCCCTGCGCCCCGATTTCACCCTGTCGCCCGGCGAACGCGCCCGCCGCACCTACGGCCTGATCATGGCCCCCGGTTTTCTGGATGCCCACCCAGAGGCTGCCGACGCCATTGCCGCCAATGCCAGTTACCGCCCGCTGACGCCGGAGCGTTACGCCCGCCAGTTCCGTTCCACGCGCACCCATGACGTGACCGCCGACTTAGAAAAGCTGCTGGTGCCGACGCTGGTGGTTCACGGCGACGCCGATCCGCTGGTGCGCTACGAGAACGGACAGCATCTGGCCGCCCATATACCCGGCGCAGAGCTGGTGACGTACCCCGGCACCGGGCATATTCCGATTGTGGAGCGGGCAGAGGAGTTTAACCGGGAGGTGCTGGCGTTCATGGCGCGGCACTGA
- a CDS encoding NADPH:quinone oxidoreductase family protein — translation MRALTCQTFDQPETLTVQTQPDPTPGPNEVVLEVKAAGVNYPDALMVMGQYQIKPPLPFVPGAEAAGVISAVGEGVKHLKVGQRAVAFTGLGAFASHLKADAGTVMPLPDDMDFEVAATLPLAYGTTMHALVDRAHLKEGETLLVLGAAGGVGLAAVMIGKALGARVIAATGSDEKLQLAREHGADEGFNYATEDLRERVKTLTDGKGPDVIFDPVGDRFAEPAFRSIGWGGRYLVIGFAGGEIPKLPLNLPLLKGASLVGVFWGEFAKRDPAANARNLTRLADWVMDGTVNPLVSQRYSLEDGPQAMRDLLERRVIGKVVITP, via the coding sequence ATGCGCGCCCTGACCTGCCAGACCTTTGACCAGCCCGAAACCCTGACTGTCCAGACCCAGCCTGATCCCACCCCCGGCCCCAACGAAGTGGTGCTGGAGGTCAAGGCGGCGGGCGTGAACTACCCCGACGCCCTGATGGTCATGGGCCAGTATCAGATCAAGCCGCCGCTGCCGTTCGTGCCGGGGGCAGAGGCGGCGGGCGTCATCTCCGCCGTCGGGGAGGGCGTCAAACACCTGAAAGTCGGGCAGCGGGCGGTGGCCTTCACCGGCCTGGGCGCCTTCGCCTCGCACCTGAAGGCGGACGCAGGCACGGTCATGCCGCTGCCGGACGACATGGATTTCGAGGTGGCCGCGACGTTGCCCCTGGCCTACGGCACCACCATGCACGCCCTAGTCGACCGCGCACACCTGAAGGAAGGTGAGACGCTGCTGGTGCTGGGCGCGGCAGGCGGCGTGGGACTGGCGGCGGTCATGATCGGCAAGGCGCTGGGCGCGCGGGTCATCGCGGCCACGGGCAGCGACGAGAAACTGCAACTGGCCCGTGAACACGGTGCGGACGAGGGTTTCAATTACGCCACCGAGGATCTGCGCGAACGGGTCAAGACGCTGACCGACGGCAAAGGGCCGGACGTGATTTTTGACCCGGTGGGCGACAGGTTCGCCGAGCCGGCCTTCCGCAGCATCGGCTGGGGCGGACGCTATCTGGTGATCGGTTTCGCGGGCGGCGAAATTCCGAAACTGCCCCTCAACCTTCCGCTGCTCAAGGGCGCGTCCCTGGTAGGCGTATTCTGGGGCGAGTTCGCCAAGCGTGACCCGGCGGCCAACGCCCGCAACCTGACACGGCTGGCCGACTGGGTGATGGACGGCACCGTCAATCCACTGGTCAGTCAGCGCTACTCGTTGGAAGACGGCCCGCAGGCCATGCGCGATCTGCTGGAGCGCCGCGTGATCGGCAAGGTGGTTATCACCCCTTGA
- a CDS encoding MerR family transcriptional regulator: protein MSTPDPAQTTFYTTAELAREAGVTRRTVMHYAELELLTPDLTTASGRLLYGPYSLRLLRDLIDLRSLGMPLDEARDMVILRRATHDLAGNRRRDWKRGDVPLSDERLQALQTRLRAINAAYERQADNLARLDRWLTKRFIGKDGKPAANDDAVRSDRLE, encoded by the coding sequence TTGAGCACCCCCGATCCAGCCCAGACCACGTTCTACACCACTGCCGAACTGGCGCGGGAGGCCGGGGTCACGCGCCGCACAGTGATGCATTACGCCGAATTGGAGTTGCTTACTCCCGACCTGACCACGGCGTCGGGGCGCCTGCTGTACGGCCCCTATTCGCTGCGCCTGCTGCGCGATCTGATTGATCTGCGCTCGCTGGGGATGCCGCTGGACGAGGCCCGCGACATGGTCATCTTGCGCCGCGCCACCCACGATCTGGCGGGCAACCGCCGCCGTGACTGGAAACGCGGGGACGTGCCGCTGAGCGACGAGCGCCTGCAAGCCCTGCAAACCCGGTTGCGGGCGATCAATGCCGCCTACGAGCGACAGGCCGACAATCTCGCCCGCCTGGACCGCTGGCTGACCAAACGGTTTATCGGCAAGGACGGAAAACCGGCGGCCAACGATGACGCAGTCCGGTCTGACCGCCTCGAATAG